One genomic window of Aquisalimonas sp. 2447 includes the following:
- the murJ gene encoding murein biosynthesis integral membrane protein MurJ, producing MSLIRSTAVFGALTMVSRVLGLARDVVIAAVFGSSAATDAFFVAFKIPNFMRRLFAEGAFSHAFVPVLSEYRTHHDAAAVRTLVSRASGVLFLILLVLTVLAVLGADYLVMVFAPGFMDEPEKFGMAADMLRITFPYLLFISMVACAQGVLNTYGRFGPPAFAPVLLNVILIASAWWWTAWFDEPIRALAWGVFIAGIAQLLLMLPFLRAVGMLTLPRPNWRDSGVRRIMRLMLPAIFGSSVAQINLLVDTILASFLITGSVSWLYYSDRLMEFPLGVFGVALGTVILPRLSSEHAASSPAHFSRTLDWALRWAMLIAIPATVGLAVMAGPILSTLFQHGAFTTRDVQAAQLSVIAYAVGLTGFIMVKVLSPGYFARQDMRTPVKCAATSMVANMLMSTTAVYLLIDTEVGHAALATATGVAAMLNAGMLYLGLRRRNVYAPDRGWGRLFGQIAAATTVMGGVLWLAVGELQAWMTAGVGERILALSGWLLLGVVLYAGTLLLLGLRPRMLREPAPASD from the coding sequence ATGAGCCTGATCCGCTCCACGGCGGTGTTCGGCGCACTGACCATGGTCTCCCGGGTGCTGGGTCTGGCGCGGGATGTGGTGATCGCCGCGGTGTTCGGCTCCAGCGCCGCCACCGACGCCTTCTTCGTCGCCTTCAAGATCCCCAACTTCATGCGCCGGTTGTTCGCCGAAGGGGCGTTCTCCCACGCCTTCGTGCCCGTGCTCTCGGAGTACCGCACCCACCATGACGCCGCAGCCGTGCGTACCCTGGTGAGCCGGGCGTCGGGGGTGCTGTTCCTGATCCTGCTGGTGTTGACCGTCCTCGCCGTGCTGGGCGCGGACTACCTGGTCATGGTGTTCGCCCCCGGGTTCATGGACGAGCCGGAGAAGTTCGGCATGGCGGCGGACATGCTGCGGATCACCTTCCCGTATCTCCTGTTCATCTCCATGGTGGCCTGCGCCCAGGGCGTGCTGAACACCTACGGCCGCTTCGGCCCGCCGGCCTTCGCGCCGGTGCTGCTGAACGTGATCCTGATCGCCAGCGCCTGGTGGTGGACGGCCTGGTTCGACGAGCCCATCCGGGCGCTGGCCTGGGGCGTGTTCATCGCCGGCATTGCCCAGCTCCTGCTGATGCTGCCGTTCCTGCGTGCCGTGGGTATGCTCACCCTGCCGCGGCCCAACTGGCGGGATTCCGGCGTGCGCCGGATCATGCGGCTGATGCTGCCGGCGATCTTCGGCTCCTCGGTGGCGCAGATCAACCTGCTGGTGGACACCATCCTGGCGTCGTTCCTGATCACCGGCAGCGTGAGCTGGCTGTATTACTCCGACCGGCTCATGGAGTTCCCGCTAGGCGTGTTCGGGGTGGCGCTGGGCACGGTGATCCTGCCGCGGTTGTCCAGCGAGCATGCGGCCAGTTCCCCGGCGCATTTCTCCCGCACCCTGGACTGGGCGCTGCGCTGGGCCATGCTCATCGCCATCCCGGCAACAGTTGGGCTGGCAGTGATGGCGGGGCCCATTCTCTCGACGCTGTTCCAGCACGGCGCCTTCACAACCCGGGACGTGCAGGCGGCGCAGCTCAGTGTCATCGCCTACGCCGTGGGGCTCACCGGCTTCATCATGGTCAAGGTGCTCTCCCCGGGTTACTTTGCCCGGCAGGACATGCGCACGCCGGTGAAATGCGCCGCCACCAGCATGGTGGCCAACATGCTCATGAGCACCACCGCGGTGTACCTGCTCATCGACACGGAGGTGGGGCATGCTGCCCTCGCCACGGCGACGGGTGTCGCCGCCATGCTCAACGCTGGCATGCTCTATCTCGGGCTGCGACGGCGCAACGTCTACGCCCCGGATCGTGGCTGGGGGCGGCTGTTCGGGCAGATTGCCGCGGCCACCACCGTCATGGGTGGTGTACTGTGGCTGGCCGTGGGCGAACTGCAGGCGTGGATGACCGCCGGCGTGGGCGAGCGGATTCTCGCTCTCAGCGGCTGGCTGCTGCTGGGGGTGGTGCTCTACGCGGGCACCCTGTTATTACTCGGGCTGCGGCCCCGCATGCTGCGGGAACCGGCACCGGCGAGCGACTGA
- a CDS encoding methyltransferase domain-containing protein, with amino-acid sequence MSTETREYWEERWQAGRTAWDRGAPSPALRHWLERDLIPPGRILVPGCGNGYEVEALAGAGFQVTALDIVPGPLESLRARLAERGLEAELVQDDVFTYGPAEPFDAVYEQTCLCAFNPDARPAYVRQLTRWVRPGGTLLALFAQTPWRNGPPFHSPPEQMRALFTDDQWQWPEQADLTVPHEAGFQELGYRLVRR; translated from the coding sequence ATGAGCACGGAAACCCGTGAGTACTGGGAGGAGCGCTGGCAGGCGGGCCGAACGGCCTGGGACCGGGGGGCGCCGAGCCCGGCCCTGCGCCACTGGCTGGAGCGGGATCTGATCCCGCCTGGGCGGATTCTGGTCCCCGGCTGCGGCAACGGCTACGAGGTGGAGGCGCTGGCCGGGGCCGGCTTTCAGGTGACGGCCCTGGACATCGTTCCGGGGCCGCTGGAATCGCTGCGTGCACGGCTTGCCGAGCGCGGGCTGGAGGCCGAACTCGTGCAGGACGACGTGTTCACCTATGGCCCCGCTGAACCCTTCGATGCCGTCTATGAGCAAACCTGCCTGTGTGCGTTCAATCCGGACGCACGGCCGGCGTACGTTCGACAACTCACCCGCTGGGTGCGCCCGGGCGGCACGCTGCTGGCGCTATTCGCCCAGACACCCTGGCGCAATGGGCCGCCGTTCCATTCACCGCCGGAGCAGATGCGTGCACTGTTCACCGATGATCAGTGGCAGTGGCCGGAGCAGGCGGACCTGACCGTGCCCCATGAGGCGGGGTTTCAGGAACTGGGGTATCGGTTGGTACGGCGGTGA
- a CDS encoding SRPBCC domain-containing protein, protein MRKEIVTEVHIQAAPAAVWRVLLDFPAYPLWNPLITAIEGHADTGERLEITVALPDRRPMRFRPEVLRVLPEQELSWLGRLGVPGLFDGEHRFELEPTEDGDTLLRHREKFSGILLPLLWWRMGKPTRAGCEAMNRALRDRVESIGRAGSE, encoded by the coding sequence ATGCGCAAAGAGATCGTCACCGAAGTGCACATTCAGGCGGCTCCGGCTGCCGTCTGGCGCGTGCTGCTGGACTTCCCGGCCTATCCTCTGTGGAATCCCCTGATCACCGCCATCGAGGGCCATGCGGACACCGGCGAGCGCCTGGAGATCACCGTCGCGCTCCCGGACCGCCGGCCCATGCGCTTTCGCCCGGAAGTCCTGCGCGTGCTTCCGGAGCAGGAGCTGAGCTGGCTCGGTCGTCTGGGCGTGCCGGGGCTGTTCGATGGCGAGCACCGTTTCGAGCTGGAGCCGACGGAAGACGGTGACACGCTGCTGCGCCACCGCGAGAAGTTCAGCGGCATCCTCCTGCCGCTACTCTGGTGGCGCATGGGCAAGCCCACCCGCGCCGGCTGCGAGGCCATGAACCGGGCGCTGCGGGACCGCGTGGAGTCCATCGGCCGCGCCGGCAGCGAGTGA